Proteins co-encoded in one Oncorhynchus tshawytscha isolate Ot180627B linkage group LG34, Otsh_v2.0, whole genome shotgun sequence genomic window:
- the arfip1 gene encoding arfaptin-1 isoform X1: MSEVSVEAESPAQDLQMDSSKEAQNTEDFQRESEEDAHSFDSTEYVLNNDEVPHGDRAENDSDVQNDNDNAENSDGAQNDVQSDNENTQNSVNAEHDDDVPRTSDNAHSDNAGAKRENCHTVTTDNDTPKKNEDSHTHTKDSTMDEEVHRSPAAEISVTSNGDLEESHEDVFRDPSYGDLNLSEGHIHSGSFASMTEGIIASGPYKVSASQPTSPVAPVAPSSAAASRLARPISDSQTEIQKGTMEGQPQSGPVVLADDLKNPAMEKLDLVRKWSINTYKCTRQILSEKLGRGSRTVDLELEGQIEVLRDNKRKYEHVVKLTQTLANQLTQMMQTQRQLGDAFADLGLKSPELHEEFGYNADTQKLLSKNGETLLGAINFFIANVNTLVDKTIEDTMINIKQYETARIEFDAYRTDLEELNLGPRDATTLPKIEYSQQQFQIHREKYEKMRNDVSIKLKFLEENKVKVLHNQLILFHNAIAAYYAGNQQQLDQTLKQFHIKLKMPGGDTPSWLEEH, encoded by the exons ATGTCCGAAGTTAGTGTTGAGGCTGAGTCCCCAGCCCAGGACCTGCAAATGGATTCATCTAAGGAGGCTCAGAATACTGAGGACTttcaaagagagagcgaggaggatgCTCACAGCTTTGATAGTACTGAATATGTACTAAACAATGATGAAGTGCCTCATGGTGACAGAGCTGAAAACGACAGTGATGTTCAAAATGACAACGATAATGCTGAGAACAGCGATGGTGCTCAAAATGATGTTCAGAGCGATAATGAGAATACGCAAAACAGTGTGAATGCTGAGCATGACGATGATGTACCAAGGACTAGTGACAATGCACATTCCGACAATGCCGGTGCTAAAAGGGAAAATTGCCATACAGTGACTACTGATAATGATACACCAAAGAAAAATGAAGATTCTCACACTCATACAAAG GACAGCACTATGGATGAAGAGGTCCACAGGAGCCCTGCGGCAGAGATATCGGTCACCAGCAATGGAGACCTGGAGGAGAGCCACGAGGATGTATTCAGG GACCCTTCTTACGGGGACCTGAACCTGTCAGAAGGCCACATCCACTCTGGCagctttgcctcgatgacagagGGCATCATTGCATCAGGACCATACAAAG TGTCAGCAAGCCAGCCCACGTCTCCCGTGGCACCTGTAGCTCCCAGCTCAGCCGCGGCTAGCCGTCTGGCGCGACCCATCAGCGATAGTCAGACTGAGATACAGAAAG GCACTATGGAAGGGCAGCCACAGAGCGGGCCGGTGGTCCTGGCAGACGACCTGAAGAACCCGGCCATGGAAAAACTGGACCTAGTGAGGAAGTGGAGTATCAACACGTACAAA TGCACCAGGCAGATCTTGTCGGAGAAGCTGGGCCGCGGCTCACGGACGGTGGACCTGGAGCTGGAGGGGCAGATCGAAGTGCTGCGCGACAACAAGCGCAAGTACGAACACGTGGTCAAGCTGACCCAGACTCTGGCCAACCAGCTCACCCAGATGATGCAGACTCAGCGGCAGCTTGGCGATGCCTTCGCTGACCTCGGCCTCAAGTCGCCAGAGCTCCAT GAGGAGTTTGGCTACAATGCTGACACTCAAAAACTTTTGTCCAAAAATGGGGAGACCCTACTGGGAGCTATCAACTTCTTCATTGCCAATGTGAACACACTGGTGGACAAAACAATTGAGGACACTATGATTAACATCAAACAGTATGAAACTGCCAG GATTGAGTTTGACGCGTACCGCACAGACCTGGAGGAATTGAACCTGGGGCCGCGGGATGCCACCACTCTGCCCAAGATAGAATACTCCCAGCAGCAGTTCCAGATCCACCGCGAGAAGTACGAGAAGATGCGCAACGACGTCTCCATCAAGCTCAAATTCCTGGAAGAGAACAAG gTGAAAGTGTTGCACAACCAGCTGATCCTCTTCCACAATGCCATCGCAGCATACTATGCAGGAAACCAGCAGCAGCTGGATCAGACGCTCAAGCAGTTCCACATCAAGTTGAAAATGCCCGGCGGGGATACGCCATCTTGGCTGGAGGAGCACTAA
- the arfip1 gene encoding arfaptin-1 isoform X2, whose protein sequence is MSEVSVEAESPAQDLQMDSSKEAQNTEDFQRESEEDAHSFDSTEYVLNNDEVPHGDRAENDSDVQNDNDNAENSDGAQNDVQSDNENTQNSVNAEHDDDVPRTSDNAHSDNAGAKRENCHTVTTDNDTPKKNEDSHTHTKDSTMDEEVHRSPAAEISVTSNGDLEESHEDVFRDPSYGDLNLSEGHIHSGSFASMTEGIIASGPYKGTMEGQPQSGPVVLADDLKNPAMEKLDLVRKWSINTYKCTRQILSEKLGRGSRTVDLELEGQIEVLRDNKRKYEHVVKLTQTLANQLTQMMQTQRQLGDAFADLGLKSPELHEEFGYNADTQKLLSKNGETLLGAINFFIANVNTLVDKTIEDTMINIKQYETARIEFDAYRTDLEELNLGPRDATTLPKIEYSQQQFQIHREKYEKMRNDVSIKLKFLEENKVKVLHNQLILFHNAIAAYYAGNQQQLDQTLKQFHIKLKMPGGDTPSWLEEH, encoded by the exons ATGTCCGAAGTTAGTGTTGAGGCTGAGTCCCCAGCCCAGGACCTGCAAATGGATTCATCTAAGGAGGCTCAGAATACTGAGGACTttcaaagagagagcgaggaggatgCTCACAGCTTTGATAGTACTGAATATGTACTAAACAATGATGAAGTGCCTCATGGTGACAGAGCTGAAAACGACAGTGATGTTCAAAATGACAACGATAATGCTGAGAACAGCGATGGTGCTCAAAATGATGTTCAGAGCGATAATGAGAATACGCAAAACAGTGTGAATGCTGAGCATGACGATGATGTACCAAGGACTAGTGACAATGCACATTCCGACAATGCCGGTGCTAAAAGGGAAAATTGCCATACAGTGACTACTGATAATGATACACCAAAGAAAAATGAAGATTCTCACACTCATACAAAG GACAGCACTATGGATGAAGAGGTCCACAGGAGCCCTGCGGCAGAGATATCGGTCACCAGCAATGGAGACCTGGAGGAGAGCCACGAGGATGTATTCAGG GACCCTTCTTACGGGGACCTGAACCTGTCAGAAGGCCACATCCACTCTGGCagctttgcctcgatgacagagGGCATCATTGCATCAGGACCATACAAAG GCACTATGGAAGGGCAGCCACAGAGCGGGCCGGTGGTCCTGGCAGACGACCTGAAGAACCCGGCCATGGAAAAACTGGACCTAGTGAGGAAGTGGAGTATCAACACGTACAAA TGCACCAGGCAGATCTTGTCGGAGAAGCTGGGCCGCGGCTCACGGACGGTGGACCTGGAGCTGGAGGGGCAGATCGAAGTGCTGCGCGACAACAAGCGCAAGTACGAACACGTGGTCAAGCTGACCCAGACTCTGGCCAACCAGCTCACCCAGATGATGCAGACTCAGCGGCAGCTTGGCGATGCCTTCGCTGACCTCGGCCTCAAGTCGCCAGAGCTCCAT GAGGAGTTTGGCTACAATGCTGACACTCAAAAACTTTTGTCCAAAAATGGGGAGACCCTACTGGGAGCTATCAACTTCTTCATTGCCAATGTGAACACACTGGTGGACAAAACAATTGAGGACACTATGATTAACATCAAACAGTATGAAACTGCCAG GATTGAGTTTGACGCGTACCGCACAGACCTGGAGGAATTGAACCTGGGGCCGCGGGATGCCACCACTCTGCCCAAGATAGAATACTCCCAGCAGCAGTTCCAGATCCACCGCGAGAAGTACGAGAAGATGCGCAACGACGTCTCCATCAAGCTCAAATTCCTGGAAGAGAACAAG gTGAAAGTGTTGCACAACCAGCTGATCCTCTTCCACAATGCCATCGCAGCATACTATGCAGGAAACCAGCAGCAGCTGGATCAGACGCTCAAGCAGTTCCACATCAAGTTGAAAATGCCCGGCGGGGATACGCCATCTTGGCTGGAGGAGCACTAA
- the arfip1 gene encoding arfaptin-1 isoform X3: MDEEVHRSPAAEISVTSNGDLEESHEDVFRDPSYGDLNLSEGHIHSGSFASMTEGIIASGPYKVSASQPTSPVAPVAPSSAAASRLARPISDSQTEIQKGTMEGQPQSGPVVLADDLKNPAMEKLDLVRKWSINTYKCTRQILSEKLGRGSRTVDLELEGQIEVLRDNKRKYEHVVKLTQTLANQLTQMMQTQRQLGDAFADLGLKSPELHEEFGYNADTQKLLSKNGETLLGAINFFIANVNTLVDKTIEDTMINIKQYETARIEFDAYRTDLEELNLGPRDATTLPKIEYSQQQFQIHREKYEKMRNDVSIKLKFLEENKVKVLHNQLILFHNAIAAYYAGNQQQLDQTLKQFHIKLKMPGGDTPSWLEEH, from the exons ATGGATGAAGAGGTCCACAGGAGCCCTGCGGCAGAGATATCGGTCACCAGCAATGGAGACCTGGAGGAGAGCCACGAGGATGTATTCAGG GACCCTTCTTACGGGGACCTGAACCTGTCAGAAGGCCACATCCACTCTGGCagctttgcctcgatgacagagGGCATCATTGCATCAGGACCATACAAAG TGTCAGCAAGCCAGCCCACGTCTCCCGTGGCACCTGTAGCTCCCAGCTCAGCCGCGGCTAGCCGTCTGGCGCGACCCATCAGCGATAGTCAGACTGAGATACAGAAAG GCACTATGGAAGGGCAGCCACAGAGCGGGCCGGTGGTCCTGGCAGACGACCTGAAGAACCCGGCCATGGAAAAACTGGACCTAGTGAGGAAGTGGAGTATCAACACGTACAAA TGCACCAGGCAGATCTTGTCGGAGAAGCTGGGCCGCGGCTCACGGACGGTGGACCTGGAGCTGGAGGGGCAGATCGAAGTGCTGCGCGACAACAAGCGCAAGTACGAACACGTGGTCAAGCTGACCCAGACTCTGGCCAACCAGCTCACCCAGATGATGCAGACTCAGCGGCAGCTTGGCGATGCCTTCGCTGACCTCGGCCTCAAGTCGCCAGAGCTCCAT GAGGAGTTTGGCTACAATGCTGACACTCAAAAACTTTTGTCCAAAAATGGGGAGACCCTACTGGGAGCTATCAACTTCTTCATTGCCAATGTGAACACACTGGTGGACAAAACAATTGAGGACACTATGATTAACATCAAACAGTATGAAACTGCCAG GATTGAGTTTGACGCGTACCGCACAGACCTGGAGGAATTGAACCTGGGGCCGCGGGATGCCACCACTCTGCCCAAGATAGAATACTCCCAGCAGCAGTTCCAGATCCACCGCGAGAAGTACGAGAAGATGCGCAACGACGTCTCCATCAAGCTCAAATTCCTGGAAGAGAACAAG gTGAAAGTGTTGCACAACCAGCTGATCCTCTTCCACAATGCCATCGCAGCATACTATGCAGGAAACCAGCAGCAGCTGGATCAGACGCTCAAGCAGTTCCACATCAAGTTGAAAATGCCCGGCGGGGATACGCCATCTTGGCTGGAGGAGCACTAA
- the arfip1 gene encoding arfaptin-1 isoform X4 → MDEEVHRSPAAEISVTSNGDLEESHEDVFRDPSYGDLNLSEGHIHSGSFASMTEGIIASGPYKGTMEGQPQSGPVVLADDLKNPAMEKLDLVRKWSINTYKCTRQILSEKLGRGSRTVDLELEGQIEVLRDNKRKYEHVVKLTQTLANQLTQMMQTQRQLGDAFADLGLKSPELHEEFGYNADTQKLLSKNGETLLGAINFFIANVNTLVDKTIEDTMINIKQYETARIEFDAYRTDLEELNLGPRDATTLPKIEYSQQQFQIHREKYEKMRNDVSIKLKFLEENKVKVLHNQLILFHNAIAAYYAGNQQQLDQTLKQFHIKLKMPGGDTPSWLEEH, encoded by the exons ATGGATGAAGAGGTCCACAGGAGCCCTGCGGCAGAGATATCGGTCACCAGCAATGGAGACCTGGAGGAGAGCCACGAGGATGTATTCAGG GACCCTTCTTACGGGGACCTGAACCTGTCAGAAGGCCACATCCACTCTGGCagctttgcctcgatgacagagGGCATCATTGCATCAGGACCATACAAAG GCACTATGGAAGGGCAGCCACAGAGCGGGCCGGTGGTCCTGGCAGACGACCTGAAGAACCCGGCCATGGAAAAACTGGACCTAGTGAGGAAGTGGAGTATCAACACGTACAAA TGCACCAGGCAGATCTTGTCGGAGAAGCTGGGCCGCGGCTCACGGACGGTGGACCTGGAGCTGGAGGGGCAGATCGAAGTGCTGCGCGACAACAAGCGCAAGTACGAACACGTGGTCAAGCTGACCCAGACTCTGGCCAACCAGCTCACCCAGATGATGCAGACTCAGCGGCAGCTTGGCGATGCCTTCGCTGACCTCGGCCTCAAGTCGCCAGAGCTCCAT GAGGAGTTTGGCTACAATGCTGACACTCAAAAACTTTTGTCCAAAAATGGGGAGACCCTACTGGGAGCTATCAACTTCTTCATTGCCAATGTGAACACACTGGTGGACAAAACAATTGAGGACACTATGATTAACATCAAACAGTATGAAACTGCCAG GATTGAGTTTGACGCGTACCGCACAGACCTGGAGGAATTGAACCTGGGGCCGCGGGATGCCACCACTCTGCCCAAGATAGAATACTCCCAGCAGCAGTTCCAGATCCACCGCGAGAAGTACGAGAAGATGCGCAACGACGTCTCCATCAAGCTCAAATTCCTGGAAGAGAACAAG gTGAAAGTGTTGCACAACCAGCTGATCCTCTTCCACAATGCCATCGCAGCATACTATGCAGGAAACCAGCAGCAGCTGGATCAGACGCTCAAGCAGTTCCACATCAAGTTGAAAATGCCCGGCGGGGATACGCCATCTTGGCTGGAGGAGCACTAA